The following proteins are co-located in the Malus sylvestris chromosome 13, drMalSylv7.2, whole genome shotgun sequence genome:
- the LOC126597806 gene encoding uncharacterized protein LOC126597806, whose product MKRRRRSGGGGAGVDQAPSFEVTTTKTVAAASKKGKKTIDKSVKEEARIDGGDDQQLGLVAADQNLMAGDENYWGNLGGGVAVDEQMSWGSVWLPLWDVEFMEESHYRLFSDVIWDDDIWGLRTTKEIPNP is encoded by the coding sequence ATGAAGAGGCGGAGACGTAGTGGCGGAGGCGGCGCCGGTGTTGATCAAGCTCCGAGTTTTGAAGTTACAACGACAAAAACAGTGGCGGCTGCGAGCAAGAAGGGTAAGAAAACTATCGACAAGAGCGTGAAAGAAGAGGCGAGGATCGACGGCGGCGATGATCAGCAATTGGGTTTGGTGGCGGCTGATCAGAATCTTATGGCTGGGGATGAGAATTACTGGGGGAATTTGGGTGGTGGTGTTGCGGTGGATGAGCAAATGTCGTGGGGGTCCGTTTGGTTGCCACTTTGGGATGTTGAGTTTATGGAAGAGTCGCATTACCGATTGTTTAGTGATGTGATTTGGGACGATGACATTTGGGGATTAAGAACCACAAAAGAGATCCCAAATCCGTGA